From a region of the Salarias fasciatus chromosome 6, fSalaFa1.1, whole genome shotgun sequence genome:
- the pou4f2 gene encoding POU domain, class 4, transcription factor 2, protein MMMMSLNSKQPFAMAHASLPEPKYSLHSSSSSTLTSNAPSSSCSSSRHSSTIISSSGSSSSSSSEAMRRACLPTPPSNIFGGLDESLLARAEALAAVDIVSQTKSHHHPPHHSPFKPDATYHTMNTLPCTSSSSSSSSVPISHPSALAGHHHHHHHHHHHQPHQALEGDLLDHITPGLALGAMAGPDGSVVSTPAHPAHMAGMNHMHQAAINMAHAHGLPPHMGMNDVDADPRDLEAFAERFKQRRIKLGVTQADVGSALASLKIPGVGSLSQSTICRFESLTLSHNNMIALKPILQAWLEEAEKSHREKLNKPELFNGAEKKRKRTSIAAPEKRSLEAYFAIQPRPSSEKIAAIAEKLDLKKNVVRVWFCNQRQKQKRMKYSACV, encoded by the exons ATGATGATGATGTCTCTGAACAGCAAGCAGCCTTTTGCTATGGCCCACGCCAGCTTGCCCGAACCCAAGTACTCGTTGcattcctcttcatcctccacccTGACTTCCAATGCACCTTCATCCTCGTGCTCGTCCTCCCGACACAGCAgcaccatcatcagcagcagcggcagcagcagcagcagcagctcggaggCGATGCGCAGAGCCTGTCTCCCAACCCCACCG AGCAATATATTCGGCGGCTTGGATGAGAGTTTGTTGGCCCGGGCTGAAGCTCTAGCGGCGGTGGATATAGTCTCGCAGACCAAGAGCCACCACCACCCTCCACATCACAGTCCCTTCAAGCCGGACGCAACCTACCACACCATGAACACTCTCCCCTGCacgtcgtcttcctcctcctcctcctcggtgccTATTTCTCATCCGTCCGCCTTGGCCggccaccaccaccatcaccaccaccaccaccaccaccagccgcACCAGGCACTGGAGGGGGACCTGCTGGACCACATCACCCCGGGACTGGCACTGGGAGCCATGGCTGGGCCGGATGGCTCGGTGGTTTCCACGCCTGCGCACCCTGCCCACATGGCGGGCATGAACCACATGCACCAGGCAGCCATCAACATGGCTCATGCCCACGGGCTACCGCCGCACATGGGCATGAACGACGTGGACGCCGATCCCAGGGACTTGGAAGCCTTCGCGGAGAGGTTTAAGCAGAGACGGATCAAACTCGGGGTTACCCAGGCGGATGTAGGGTCAGCGTTAGCCAGCCTCAAGATTCCTGGGGTGGGCTCCCTCAGCCAAAGCACCATCTGCCGATTCGAGTCGCTGACGCTCTCTCACAACAACATGATTGCTTTGAAGCCCATCCTGCAAGCGTGGCTAGAAGAAGCCGAGAAATCACACCGGGAGAAACTTAATAAACCCGAGTTGTTCAACGGCGcggagaaaaagaggaagcgCACGTCGATAGCCGCGCCGGAGAAGAGATCACTGGAGGCCTATTTTGCCATTCAGCCGCGTCCCTCCTCGGAGAAAATCGCAGCCATCGCAGAGAAGCTGGACCTGAAAAAGAACGTGGTGCGGGTCTGGTTTTGTAACCAGCGACAGAAACAGAAACGAATGAAATACTCTGCATGCGTCTGA